A genomic region of Fundidesulfovibrio terrae contains the following coding sequences:
- a CDS encoding Hpt domain-containing protein, with protein sequence MEPVLIDMDKLFGRMEDDRELIREVFEVFIEEVPGRRVKFAKALAEGDHTAMVMYAHSLKGASGTLMAEALREACFELERAARAGDAAGIAAYTPVVLDLLDKTAARMAELKPTL encoded by the coding sequence ATGGAACCGGTTTTGATCGATATGGACAAGCTATTCGGGCGGATGGAAGACGACAGGGAGCTGATCCGCGAGGTCTTCGAGGTTTTCATCGAGGAGGTCCCCGGGCGTCGGGTGAAGTTCGCCAAGGCCCTGGCCGAGGGCGACCACACGGCCATGGTCATGTACGCGCACTCGCTCAAGGGGGCCAGCGGCACGCTCATGGCCGAAGCCCTGCGGGAAGCCTGTTTCGAGCTGGAACGCGCCGCCCGGGCGGGCGACGCGGCCGGGATCGCGGCCTACACCCCCGTGGTGCTCGATCTTCTGGACAAGACGGCGGCCCGGATGGCGGAGTTGAAGCCGACGCTCTGA